The sequence AGAATGGCCTgtagaattattatttctgAATTGTTGTTATGCTATTAGCATATGCAACATAGCATCCTAAACACAGCATTTTCCTTAcaagaaaatcataaaatgCAAATCTATTACCATCAAGATCTACTTTAAACATACTTTTGTAGcatttattattcaaattattGACAATTGATGATACTAATTAGTAACCAAACCCACAAGTGCTGACCAGCTTAACTAAGTAGTGGAGACAAGTTTCAGTTTACTTTCCGGCAGTCGGTTCGAATCTGCCCATCAGTTCCTGTTAGCGGACTAAGTTTCCCCATCTTGATCATGGCATTGGCAAAATCTGcataaaaagtaaaaggaTCTGTGCTATAGGTTTTCACCTGTGAATTGGTGGAGCCACCACTGAAAAGCTGCTGATCTGAGTGCAGAAGGCCTTTGTTGTTTACCAAGTTCTTGAAATAGCTATTATCAAATATGACAGGGCTAGTAGCATCTAGTGGAGAGAGATTGTCATCACTGCCTGTGGTCGGACAATCAGATTTTAGTGATGTTGCTAGTGCTGAATCAATGTTGGTCTCATTGTAGAGTCTGCCCCGGAACATCAAGCACCTGGCTTGGCCTATTGTGTGAGATCCTACTCATGAAATGCATCTATACATCAGTTTTCAACAAAACTAAATTTCAAGGTAATgctataaaattttgaatcatTAGATATATCCATTCTACCAGCAAGTGCAACCATTTCTTTGGCAGTGAATCCTTTGCGTGATAAGGCAGATATAAGGTCACTGAGATCCATTAGTGGGGATGGAAGATCTGTGTTTGCAGCATCATAACTTGCAGTGGTGGAGTCTCTTCTGCCCAACTCAACTTGCCATGAGGGACCACCCAACTGGACAGCCAATTGTGAGTATTAATCAGAGAAATGATTGATAGCATGCCTCATGGGTAAGAGATATGCTCTTTACTTACAGCAACAACTGAGTCTCGAGCAGCAACAGCAAGAATATCAGCACAAGAAACTACACCAGGGCAAATGGATTCGACTTGTGATTTAATAGTGTCAATCACATCAAAACCTCTCAGAGAATTTGCATTTGGGCCTGCAGTCTTCTCTCCAGTGAAACTTGGTGAGATGTCATCTAATAAGACTGATGCATCGCATCCCTGTTCAAGGCAATACACAATTTCgtcaaaataacatataaaagaGAAGAGGGCTAAAGGGTCAACTTGACTCGGAAAGCATTTTCTAAGGTTAAATTCACtccaaaatcaaattttcttgGTTAATTTACATCGCAACTTTTTATTTGTGGTGTAATTTGCCCCAATTCGATCATAAATGTCGCCGGATCAGAATGAATATTCTTTTCGGAATGAAGCTCATAAAGTGGGAAATTCATCCTTATATTCCAATCCTTTAAAAACTATCTAAACCAGCTAAAGAAATTCAAAGAGACCATTTGCCCCTCGATATTATCTTCTAGATATCGTTGTTGCCGGTGAAACTAAAACACGAGCTGCACTCTTTAGAATACCTAAGTAAAGCCAAGTCATTTAGGACCAAGTTTATACTTGTTCATAAGGAATTTATCCATTTTTTTGGGGCTTCAAGGGGCATGGAAGTGTtcgaaagaaaaggaaatcatCCATTTTTCGAGGTCTCAAGAGATATTACACATAAGAACTTAAATGGAAATAGGAAAGATATGTAACTTCAGTTCCTTTGGAAATGGACCATTGCCATCATCAAAGGATGAAGGAACAACTCGAAGCTTTCACGCCAAGGTTTTGGGGGTAAATTGGAccaaaaaatagaaagttcTAGTGTAAATTGGCCAATCAGTTTTAGAGCGAGCTGGaccttgaaaaataatttgggAGCCAACTTGACCCTTGAGCACCTATAGTAGTGGTATTAATATATGCATGCATAAGTTATTGAATCACTTGAACATCTCATTGTAACTCTTCTATCGTCTTTCCATGCATGCTCTTATATAATCACACATACATTTCTACAAATCCCTTAAACACCAACACAtgattaaaaacaaaaagaaagtaaaagttGAACAAATGTTCAATGTACAAAAGAGGGAGAGAGTACATTAACAAAGCAGTCATGGAAATGCATGCGAAGCAAAGATGCCCCCATGCGGTGCTCCTTGACAACAGCATTGTGCACGGCTGTTCTAATGGTAGAAAGGGCTTTTGGGCATGTTGTGGCATAGTAATTGGGGGACAATTGTGCATACCCTAAGCTAAACAAGagcatatataaatataatccaTAGATTAATGAAGAAAATGCCATGAGAGAAGCAGAATGGAAAGAGTGCACAAGCACAAAGAGAAACGGTAGAATATATGTAtctgtgtatatatatatatattctcttGGATTTGTTCATGAGTTGAAGTATGAAGATaggtctatatatatatagagaaagaaGTGTATTCTGCGGACTGTTTTCTCTGCCTTTTTTTGGTTTTGGGttggtaaaatttatttaagaactCTACTATGGTCCAAAGGTCAAAATATATTAGGCCAAATCATTTGGAAATTAAGAGGAGTAAAGAAAGTAGTGTGCTCATTTCTTTGTAGTGGCAAACCCACTCTCATTTTTAATCTTCATTTATTGTTAAAAAGGTCAACTTAAGGTGGATAATAATCTATTAGGAACGGAGGAAAATGTTCCTGTTGTAATATTGTTTATATATGTTCTAATGTGAGCCAAAACCTGAAGTTGCTGacatagataataaataaatgataaactATTAAACCACTTTAAGTTAGTTTGAGTTGTTGGtgctctctctcttttctaacaatttaataatatataaaacaattaagtataattatcaattaaatttgaattttataatttttaacaattttattcaattattttaaaattttaaaaataaatgctcatgcatttaaatttatttacaaaagcACTTTCtgataatacttttaaaatttcacgGTAAAAAAATGACGTGGCAAGTCAAATGTGcttactaaaagaataataattgtGATACAATAAAAAGAGTTTGCCCTATAACACTATAGTTATTAAAGGTCTCATATGTACATTTTTTCACACATCTTACATCTAAAggctataatttttttaccgactcactaattttttttttataaacaaaattaactTGCCATGtcatcttttattataaaattgccAAAAAATGCTTtcgaaaataaattgaaagtatatggatatttattttaatttttttaaataattagatacATTTTTTAGaaagtataaatttatgagttaATCTATTTCAATGCCTTCACCGGtgtttgttaaaattaaaacaaataaaaaaactacatataaaatatatatactttcttttaattaatctcatttttcagattttttactttatctttaatgaataattctaAATCTATCTAATAATTGAGACAGAATTGATTCATAGATTCTATTTactttttgctttattttagaAAGAATCAAGTCAAGTTAACGTGAACGAATAATgctaacatatatattttagtaatagttgagttataataaaagatttaatgtagattaagaataatgagaactTAGGTTTTATTAGGGTAAATACTACATTTctcttttaagaattttttataaggatAAACTGTAAAATTATGAGATGATAAAATGGGTATCTTGAGAGCATATTACGAATATGTTTCGTTCAACTTATCAATCCAACTGATAGCTAATAGTCAATAGCTGAttgttgataaattaaattatctagTTGaggatattatttatttttaaatatattttattttattttatactattttctgatggtataaattaataaaaataatttataatgatttaaaatattataactaattttgattaatgcagttgtatttattattaagaatgtTTActacaattatttaataacaggggttagaatttaattttataaaaaatataaatatcataattatattaattattaaatatcattttaaaataataattatttattatgaattataaatatttaattatatgagattaatttaaaataaatattattaataaattttaataaaaataatattatctaaataaactaattaattaaatcaattatcaatttataaaaaaaaaaaattcaaagtaAGACTAATAGAATTAGcaattgattaaaattaaatcagcTATTAACTGCTGAATTTTAAATCAGATTTGATATAACTTTTCAACGACAAATATATATTcacttaatttattagttaatctACCAGCATTAGGAAAGTCTATCAAAAGACTTAAATCAATAATGACACATTCTATATTgattaaaaatcaaatgatTTAACTCGTATAAGGCCAAATGCCATGTTCTTATTTTAAGGGcccttttcttatataaagaattaaatcaTGAGACTAAAAGCTGAAAAGGCAgtgtataattaatattacacCTTTTTCCATGGGAGTGGACAAATTGTATTTGTCAAAGGCTTTGTCTTAATTACTTTGCGtgatttgaaaatattaatggaAGTAGGTAGTGTATGAACAGAAGTCGCACGAGAATCTATTAAATCAACTGAACCatagttcttttctttttttttcttaaagttCTTTGAGATGGGGTCACATAGTTAGCTTatcttcaaagaaattataCTATTACTTGTTCGTATTAGTAGAGAAGAGGGATTAACGTCATAAAAAGAATCTATAATCTTTTACTCTCAAAGACATCATCCTATTATTACGTGTATAAAGATATTAAGGAGAGATGgataaattcattaatagaattttactaatttatgaattaattaagttaatttagtATAAGACTAATTCTAAAAGttcaattttcttaaaattttaaatcaataatgattataattttaaaaaatagcattttaattatattttaatattatattaattaataaattaatttttaaattatataataatttctaattttaaaaataatatattaattatatatttaatctaatattaatataataagtaaagaatcaaaataacatactaaaataataataataataataaacaaaaaaaacttACATAATCATAAtgttaaatttgataatagatattgttttattttatagataatacaattcaaataataaatattcacacgtgagtaaagaaaaatgctagtacttttaaaataaagaatttgcaaaaaatataaaataaaaataggtgATTAGATTTTTGTATAATTGATAGTGTTAATGGAGTTTAATTGAAGTCTATTCTGCAAATTCCCCAAACTTTAGAATCTTCCACcctgatttttaatatatttaatataactagtattaaaaaacatatttgcaataataaaaataaatttaaaaaatagactttAGAATCTATGAGCAAGATGACTTAGTTACAGTCTTAAAGATTCATACTAAGCCCCTTGGATTTGAACTTGGAGATACGTGGGAGTAGAGGACACTTCTGATTTTTTCTTGCCCTTTAAATTCCAACATGggtaataattatataaaaggaaaatatcaTCACGCGTAGTATACTTTGTTAAAAACTTGCATCTACAGCATGcatgtatttctttttctcttttgttgtTATAGTTAGTTATTAACTTAGAATCTACAATTGTGAGTGGCCTTTGGAGTATATAATTTTGACCTGTTTTAGGTCACCAATATTCACATCCTATGTTGGTAGTGGTATTGCTAATGTATGCTACCtcaatatgatttttttagattaatttaatCAACATAATTTCAAGTTTTTAAATGCATCCTAGTTTCTCTATAACGACATATCCATTGTTGTTGGGCAATCTAAAAATTGATAagaatattttctatttttcataacagtctaatttaaaaaaaaaaaacttataaaatcacattaaaaaatattattataaacacTGACTATTGTTTAGGAAAAGATAGAAATAACTCAATTAAACTACATAATAACTAGATGATTTCCCACCCAATGAcggttaaaatattattattaaagatattaataatatattaaatataaatgttgataaaatatgataagatattttaaatcataaacaATTATGTAATATGAATCATTagtcaataaattttattataattattgttcTACATATGTTATTggcaattttaaaatttggtaATTCTAATTTCAGTGTGTGATCGTGGTTTTTTAGGGTATGCCCCAAGCGGTATGCGATTGCATCATCATGTCTGAGGTTGTCTTGTCCGCATTAGGCCCATTCGGAATGGACCGTCTAGGAGGAGGTCTTAAAGGATCACAAAAATCATGGTAACCATGAATTATTAGAGAAGACTAGGAGTCGCCACCCGAAAGAGATAACTGAGATAAATAGAGCAGACTGAAGGATGACGACTCAAATTTTTCATAGAGAGCCTGACTTTCCCCCTCCTGAATCAGAGATTGGGATTTGAAAAATTAGGTACGTGTTGGGAAGGGGTTAGGCACCCCAACACTCTCGGACACAAAATCAGGCTTCCACTAGACTCTAAGGCTTTTGGTTTCCCTAATCATACTAACCTAGCTTGGTTACTACCCATTTTGTGAATTGCAGGTCCCGAGAGCTTCGATGGACTACGTGAGCAGGGTCTGTGAGGCATTGCAGCCATGACCTTAGAGACAGCTTAGAACCTCAAGTTAACTCTCCATTCTTGTTTATCTATGTTTTATATATGCATGTATAATATGTAAAACATTCTAATGTGTTTTGTGTGTTTACTTGGATAGGCGAACATGGCAAGGTAGAAAACAACCAGGCCACCTGGACCGAGCAACAGGCTCAATGGTAGGAGTTACAGGCTTAGCCGAATCACCTTCACCGGCTTCAAAGAGGGGCGCGCCAAGTGGGCTTTAGAGAGGGCCGCATTCAAGAAGGAGATCACCTAGCTGCATACCTGGGACTTTGATGACACTGTTAATATGGCCGATCTATTGGGcatggatgatgatgatgatgatgagaatgGTCGGGTTGATGGCGATGGTGGGGATACTACCTAATTGGATgtcttctattctttttctttattgtacGTAGACTTTTTTGGGTCCTACTACCCGTGACTGTAtactttatctttaaatatGTACTGGATTTTGGATTGTTCCTATTTATGCATttactattcttttctttcgcTTGAATGGTAGTAAAGCATATGTGGTGCACTGATGCATATGAGAAAATCATGTTAAACATACAGTGTTAATGAAGGAATATTTAAAAGTCAATTCATTAAACTTTAATGCAATAATTATGGCTCTTTTAATCAACTTTAAAATCCAAATGAGGCCAAATTTTACCAAGAAGGCCCAAATTACAAGAAACAGGCTCAAACCCACGTGGAAATAAGGCTTAACCCACATGGGCTTAGCTTAATCTACATGGCCTTAGGCTTAGTCCACATGGACTAAGGCTTGATCGTGGCCTATAAAAGGCCCAATTTTGCCACTTTCATCTTTTTCCAACCAAATTTAAGCCCAGTTCTCTTTGGAATCAAGAGTGAAGCCTCTTTTGCCACTTTCCAACCACTTTTGAAGAATATTTCTAAGAATGTTTGGTTGACGCTCGGGACCTATTGGCTTGTCTGAGATTCTTGAGGCATGCGAGAGTAGATCCAACTATCCTATATGTAGCCCTGAGCTTCTAGAATGTGGATGCCCATATTTTTTGCTTCGAGGGCTTAGAGATTTTCTCCCTGTAGGAGGACTTTGCTGCTATCATGGACAACCATGCACAACCCAGGAATGCGATAATCATACCATCAAAATATCCTCCAATGCCCTAAGAGATTGTGAGGTTCTTCGATTTGACTCCGTAGAGCACGGTGGTGCACCATAGAGGGTCTGGGATGGGCCTCTTGTCTTTGATGAGCTTACAAGGTCCGGTGATCATACTACACTTACTTGACGAAGAGTTTGGCATTTTTGTCTGATGGCACAGTTCCTGTTAGTGCGCGAGGATGGCCTAGGTGACCTGAGAATCTTGAGTTTGCTTCCTCAATTGAATGGTGCTACTACCATTATTCATCTCATTCTAGAGGAGAACCTAACAAGATTGGATTGAGTCTGGAGGGGTCAGAGTAACCAGCTTTGAGGTAGCCTGATCATCCTTCAAGTATAATTTTTCctataattactttattacTTTTACGCTATAATTTTTCCTAGACCAACCTTTTGGATTTTCAATATAGTGAGCCCATTGCCTAAACTGCTCGTTGGGGCTTTCGACTTAGAAGActtgtattttatttcttctaatttttctttttctttctcttctcttctcttctttttcttctttttttttttctttcttttttctccagATATGGTTATAAGAGAGGTTGACCTACCAGTAACTATGCCGACTAGTGTGAGTGGATGAGTACCTTTCCTGATAGGGAGGTGCATTGGATGTTTCCCTGGTGACATCTCGCTCATATCACAATGTGGAATGACACTTCTTGAATTGTGCTCTCTGGGCTAGACTTTGGTTCATTTTACGCCCTGTCTCGACTTATCCATCAATATAGAGGTCCTCAGAGAATCCCATTTACTCTACTTGAGTTTAAACTAGGGCCAATCTTTGCTCGATTTTTGGACCATGTTCGTAGCACTTGGAGTCGTCAGACCATTATTGATTCCATTGTGGATGGTGCTTATATAGATTGGGTCGTTGCTCAAGCATACTGATGTTTAGCACTGATGTTGTTACTATTCATGTATTAGCAAATGGTAGAATTTAGAATAGTAAGAAaatgtgaaaaagaaaacattattCTATTTGCTAGATGTAAAATTCTAAAGGCATATATTGACCTAAGGGtcaattgatctctattttaatCTTAACATCCAAATTGAGTATTGCTAACTTCATATTTGAGTGTCCATATGACAATACTTCAAAGGATTTCAAATCGGCCAAAGCATCCTTAAGCTTTCAAGAAAGGATTGTAAAAGTCCTATAAAGCGTGAGGGCGCTTTTCATGCGGTCAAAACCATCCAAGCCGTTGGAAACTCCATCTGACAAAACCCTAATTATGGAGAGACACCTAGCTGTCAATTGGTTAACACCTTAAAAAGCATGAGATCGCTCTCATTTAAGCAAAAGACCCAAAGTGGTAGATGTTTTCGCGATGGGGAGCGCGACCAAGACAAGCATGAGGGTGTTATTCTAGCGCGAGGGCGGTTTTCATATTTAATGCGATGTCAGTGGCCGTTGTAACTTCAACCACCAAGTCAGAGCCACGTGACTAGAGCTGTTGGGGGGGCGCTTTTCATGCCAACAGGCAACTTTTTGCCATGTCACCTAATTTGCATTTAATGAGTTTAGTCCTTGTTGCAATGTCTCTAAAAGGTTGGTATAAGTATAGATACCCCTCATAAGGACTCAACAACTAAGGTGTATGATTTTGTTATGTCCAAACTCTTGCAAATTTGTTTCTCAACTTTCTATACTTGATTTTCATCTTTGTATGgtgtattaagttgaatcTTATTATTCAACTAAAACTCAAAAGGGTTGTTATGTGAGTCTAGGTACTAAAAAACACAAGAAATtggttgttgagtaaccataTAATGCTCAAGGGGGATTTAGTGAGAGATTAGATTACTAAAGAATGACGTTTAGTGTTAACCTAAAAACATCAAATTGTTGGGTAAAGTTGAAAAATCCAAAGGTTGTAATCTTGAAGTTTATAGTAGAATATtcaagtgtgatcttgaggagtAGATATAGGGTGGATTGTTCCCAAACCACTATAAACCTTTGTGTCAATTTCTCTAACCCCAACTCTCTTCCAAATTCCTTCAATCTTCCTTAATATCATATGTTTTTCTTACCTCAATATATTTTCTGCAATTTTAGGTCACCAATCCAACCCCTCCTTCTTGGTTCCAAAGGACAACAAcatattttcataattcaaagaaatgtcatcaatcaattaaatataaatacatctAAAATGTGTTGAAAATAGTCTAACTCCCGTGATTGGTTAGCCCTTTCGGGTTTTCTAATGAATTGAACACTTACTCTCCTTTTATTGGTTCTTACTTTTGCCTCAGGTGCCTTTCAGTTTTCACTTAAACGAACTGTCCTATCTTTTGCTCGGACTGCCCTTTACGGGTTTTTAATCCTACAGACCtacttcttttattatttcttattttatttttatgtttctttttctttttctttttttgtatttttatatgtagTATTGCTTAAGCCTATCTATGTTGACTGGTTGAGTGAACTCATTGCGTTCTAGGTTTGACAATAGTGCAGCTCCCTTGGAAAAGATTTTCTTGATAAGATACAAAACTTTCCAATTAGGTCGGAATTTACCTAGACGTTCGAGGTCCACTAGTTTTCCTTCCTTAAAGACCAAGTTACCAACCGTCAAACGTCCAGACTTGACATGTTTGTCAAAAACCCGAGCAATCCTCTATTGGTATAACTGGGTGTGATACAATTCTCACATTCTGGTCTCATCTATCAGGTTGAATTGATTATACCGGTCCCTTGCCCATTAAGCCTCAGGTATTTATGCTTCCATCATCACCTGCAATGACTTAATCTCAACTTCCAATAACAACTCCTCATAGTGGTCTGATATATTGTGTTTAGCATAGGTATTTAGGACATTTTCATAcgttattagttttattagtttataatttttcttagtttttatgcatttttatttatagttagGAATTTATATGATTCCAAGTGTTTATTTGTGTTTTCTTATTATCTTTAATGTTTATACATGTTTTTGTTGTGTATTCTAGGCTTTAAAAGTGTGAAATTATCAATAGGGAAGCTAGCAATGGATCAAGGTTAAAGAATGTGGCTTGGAGCTTGTCACTACTAGTTACGCATGTCACTAGTAGTGAAGAGTAGTTATTCATCAAACAATATGACATTTCAGTTTGAGCATTCTTAAGTATTTTGAGCATAACTTCTTCTACAAAAATCGGATTAAGGTAAATAAGATGGCGTTCGAAAGCTAAGAGACGGGGCtacaaattttatgttttaaggATTTTCAAATTCTGTCATCTTAAAGGACGAAAATGCGTCTGATTTTTCTGCCCCTGCACAGTATGGTGTCTTTTCACTTTGAATGGTGCCTTTCTATTGGGAGACGAATTTTGACCATTTGTAACCAactctaaggcctatataaatgttatTTCTATTCTTTAGAGAAGAGACAACATCagaacattaaaaaaaaagagaatattaGTTTAAGTGCATTTGAAGACAATAAAAAGGCAAAAAGGATGATATTTCTTGTAAAGGCTATATTTTCTTAAGTAACTACTTGGAAGACATTGGAGATCActacatatattatttctatccctttttctcctttcttttacttgttttaCTTGATGTTTAGTGtagtaatttttgttttattggtTTCATCCAAGATATATCAAGGCTAACTTCCTTGTTTATTAGAATTGCAAGGATGAATTGATCTTGTAaactacttttattttattagtaatgcATGATTGATTTGTGTTCAATTGAGTGCCTAATTGTGTTATGTATGCTTGATCAccatatataatatgttaatCAAAGATTCATAATGAGAGttggaatttttggtggaaatGCAATTAAATTCACTTAAAGATTAGGAAAGTACCTAAAGATAAGAAATCCGCTTTGAAGggtaaaaaaaattgacatgGTTCTTAATAGTTTTTGTCTATCTCTACAATGACATGAGAGTGCTTGTAGACTCTAGATGGAAATTCACTTAATTGACAATGAGAGTTGCTTTTAAGGATTTTAGGTCACATTCTCCAATCAATACATTTGTTGACAACAATTCTTAGTTTCTTGATCA is a genomic window of Ricinus communis isolate WT05 ecotype wild-type chromosome 2, ASM1957865v1, whole genome shotgun sequence containing:
- the LOC8282751 gene encoding cationic peroxidase 1 → MAFSSLIYGLYLYMLLFSLGYAQLSPNYYATTCPKALSTIRTAVHNAVVKEHRMGASLLRMHFHDCFVNGCDASVLLDDISPSFTGEKTAGPNANSLRGFDVIDTIKSQVESICPGVVSCADILAVAARDSVVALGGPSWQVELGRRDSTTASYDAANTDLPSPLMDLSDLISALSRKGFTAKEMVALAGSHTIGQARCLMFRGRLYNETNIDSALATSLKSDCPTTGSDDNLSPLDATSPVIFDNSYFKNLVNNKGLLHSDQQLFSGGSTNSQVKTYSTDPFTFYADFANAMIKMGKLSPLTGTDGQIRTDCRKVN